The Georgenia faecalis genome includes a window with the following:
- a CDS encoding LLM class flavin-dependent oxidoreductase, translating to MLETNQGFAYLAGAGVRVPVGIGVTLAPLRHPYYAAMEARSLALATGQPVTFGLGPGGTSFQTGVRGEPYRSQLGAMREYITTVRQLLAGGEVHAEAETFRCDARLAQCPAPPVELGFGVLRPRMARLAGETADVAITWLTPASYLRDTVVPALEEGAQSAGRPRPRLATILPIARRRPQHEPFKLAMASNFAHSRAPHYIDMLGKAGIAVDAADPIAGAKAIVAGGAFLCGDVDELAGMVQQYWDAGVDEVILNVTGIYNVEGAEAAVEELEVLLAALAASPAAPSTRAETIGAR from the coding sequence TTGCTCGAAACCAACCAGGGCTTTGCCTACCTCGCCGGTGCGGGCGTGCGGGTCCCCGTCGGCATCGGCGTCACGCTGGCGCCGCTGCGGCACCCGTACTACGCCGCTATGGAGGCGAGGTCACTGGCTCTGGCGACGGGTCAGCCGGTCACCTTCGGGCTCGGCCCTGGGGGGACGTCGTTCCAGACGGGGGTCCGCGGCGAGCCGTACCGCAGCCAGCTCGGCGCGATGCGGGAGTACATCACCACGGTGCGCCAGCTCCTTGCCGGGGGCGAGGTCCACGCGGAGGCGGAGACCTTCCGGTGTGACGCGCGTCTGGCGCAGTGCCCGGCGCCCCCGGTGGAGCTCGGCTTCGGCGTCCTGCGCCCGCGCATGGCGCGTCTCGCGGGGGAGACTGCGGACGTGGCCATCACCTGGCTCACCCCCGCGTCCTACCTCCGGGACACCGTCGTGCCCGCTCTCGAGGAGGGGGCACAGAGCGCCGGGCGGCCGCGGCCGCGGCTGGCCACCATCCTCCCCATCGCCCGCCGCCGGCCCCAGCACGAGCCCTTCAAGCTGGCGATGGCGAGCAACTTCGCGCACTCCCGGGCGCCGCACTACATCGACATGCTCGGCAAGGCGGGGATCGCCGTCGACGCTGCCGACCCCATCGCCGGGGCCAAGGCCATCGTCGCGGGCGGTGCCTTCCTCTGCGGGGACGTCGACGAGCTGGCCGGGATGGTGCAGCAGTACTGGGACGCCGGGGTGGACGAGGTCATCCTCAACGTCACCGGTATCTACAACGTCGAGGGGGCCGAGGCCGCCGTCGAGGAGCTCGAGGTGCTCCTCGCGGCCCTCGCGGCGAGCCCCGCCGCGCCGTCCACCCGTGCCGAGACCATCGGCGCCCGCTGA